The Halichondria panicea chromosome 14, odHalPani1.1, whole genome shotgun sequence genome contains a region encoding:
- the LOC135348112 gene encoding dentin sialophosphoprotein-like — MQKSTVAVSHLMPSKGGGGLELLPPRVQTESDTALETTGKCDNSSIINDAAMFVSMLDDSEDGETSAESDVKETNNEVIGNSMGASMTEFVGGCVSSEELFSSATTANDSVIIVSSNSVAMTRPQNTKVSPSKTSSLHYNIERVQEVVAPNDNHSTSLFSSNGCAVMDTADSPTKSSGETIDIEKPTSDSNCISKMSQQSSDINTSDSSDSSSDGELSGSSNDDTEFLSNSRYQLRKRKKPPEMDAATKNSRKKRKTRKSRKASRGLKKDRKGKRDTVVLINKVTMCYAADLKESYSRKCKSINRQLLAHISFSNITWLRPGFGSGETNWE; from the exons TTGCAGTCAGTCATTTGATGCCCTCAAAGGGTGGTGGGGGTTTGGAATTGTTACCCCCCAGAGTGCAGACAG AGTCAGACACTGCTCTTGAAACGACCGGTAAATGTGACAACAGTTCTATCATCAACGATGCAGCCATGTTTGTTTCCATGCTTGATGATAGTGAAGATGGTGAGACATCTGCCGAAAGTGACGTCAAGGAAACAAACAATGAAGTTATCGGCAATTCGATGGGTGCATCCATGACAGAGTTTGTTGGTGGCTGTGTGAGTTCTGAGGAACTGTTCTCTAGTGCAACTACTGCAAACGATTCTGTCATAATTGTAAGCTCAAATTCGGTTGCCATGACTCGACCTCAAAACACTAAAGTTTCACCCTCAAAAACATCCTCGCTTCATTATAATATTGAGCGCGTACAAGAAGTGGTTGCCCCCAACGATAACCACTCAACTTCTTTGTTTTCTTCTAACGGCTGTGCTGTCATGGACACTGCAGATTCACCTACCAAATCTAGTGGAGAGACCATTGACATTGAAAAACCAACCAGTGATAGTAACTGTATTTCaaaaatgtcacaacaatctAGTGACATAAACACGTCAGATTCTAGTGACTCCAGCTCAGATGGGGAATTGTCTGGAAGCTCTAATGATGATACTGAATTTCTATCCAACAGTCGGTACCAACTCAGGAAGAGAAAGAAACCACCTGAAATGGATGCTGCAACTAAGAATTCCAGGAAGAAGAGGAAGACGAGGAAATCAAGGAAAGCAAGCCGAGGTCTAAAGAAGGATAGAAAGGGGAAGCG TGATACAGTAGTCCTGATTAATAAGGTGACAATGTGCTATGCAGCTGACCTAAAAGAGAGCTATTCTAGAAAGTGTAAGTCTATCAATAGGCAACTGTTGGCACACATCTCCTTTAGCAatatcacat GGCTGCGTCCAGGATTTGGGTCAGGGGAGACAAATTGGGAATAG